The Odocoileus virginianus isolate 20LAN1187 ecotype Illinois chromosome 3, Ovbor_1.2, whole genome shotgun sequence genome includes a window with the following:
- the LOC110152961 gene encoding LOW QUALITY PROTEIN: general transcription factor IIF subunit 1-like (The sequence of the model RefSeq protein was modified relative to this genomic sequence to represent the inferred CDS: inserted 2 bases in 1 codon; substituted 1 base at 1 genomic stop codon), producing MAALGPSSQNVTEYVVRVPKNTTKKYNIMALNAADKVNLTTWNQARLERDLSNKKIYQEEEMPESGAGNEFHRKLREEARRKKYGIVLKEFRPEDQPWLLRVNGKSGRKFKGFEAFPVHNWYNFTPLAKHRTLTAEEAEQEWERRNKVLNHFSIMXQRRLKDQDQDEEDEEKEKRSRKKASELRIHDLEDDLEMSSDDSEASGEEGGRAPKAKKKALLRKGGRKKKKKGSDDEAFEDNDDGDFEGQEVDYMSDGSSSSQDELEGKPKVTQQEEGPKGVDEQSESSEDSEEEKLPEEDKEEEEEXKAPTPQEKKRRKDSSEESDSLEESDIDSEASSALFMAKKKTPPKRERKPSGGSSWGNSRPGTPSTEAGSASSTLRAAASKLEQGKRPSETPAAKRLQLDTGPQSLYGKSTPQPQSGKSDDDVQVTEDAVRRYLTRKPMTTKSLLKKFQTKKTGLSSEQTVNVLAQILKRLNPERKMINDKMHFSLKE from the exons ATGGCGGCCCTCGGCCCCAGCAGCCAGAATGTCACTGAGTATGTCGTCCGAGTCCCCAAAAATACCACCAAAAAATACAATATCATGGCTTTGAATGCAGCCGATAAAGTCAACCTCACTACTTGGAATCAGGCCCGGCTGGAACGAGACCTGAGCAACAAGAAGATTTACCAAGAGGAGGAGATGCCTGAGTCGGGTGCCGGCAACGAGTTCCATCGCAAGCTCCGGGAGGAGGCACGGAGGAAGAAGTACGGCATTGTTCTCAAGGAGTTCCGGCCAGAGGACCAGCCCTGGCTGCTGCGGGTCAACGGCAAATCGGGCCGCAAGTTCAAGGGCTTCGAGGCCTTCCCTGTGCACAACTGGTATAACTTCACGCCGCTGGCCAAGCACCGCACGCTCACGGCCGAGGAGGCTGAGCAGGAGTGGGAGAGGAGAAACAAGGTCCTGAACCACTTTAGCATCATGTAGCAGCGGCGACTGAAAGACCAGGACCAGGACGAGGAGGACGAGGAGAAGGAGAAGCGCAGCCGCAAGAAGGCCAGCGAGCTGCGCATCCACGACCTGGAGGACGACCTGGAGATGTCGTCCGATGACAGCGAGGCCAGCGGCGAGGAGGGTGGCAGAGCCCCCAAGGCCAAGAAGAAGGCACTGCTCAGGAAGGGGGGccggaagaagaagaagaagggctcagatgatgaagccTTTGAGGACAATGATGACGGGGACTTCGAGGGCCAGGAGGTGGACTACATGTCCGACGGCTCCAGCAGCTCCCAGGATGAGCTGGAGGGCaagcccaaggtcacccagcaggaGGAGGGTCCCAAGGGCGTGGACGAGCAGAGTGAGAGCAGTGAAGACAGCGAGGAGGAAAAGCTGCCCGAGGaggacaaggaggaggaggagga aaaggcgCCCACGCCGCAGGAGAAGAAGCGGAGGAAAG ACAGCAGCGAGGAGTCCGACAGCTTGGAGGAGAGTGACATCGACAGCGAAGCCTCCTCGGCACTCTTCATGGCGAAAAAGAAGACGCCCCCCAAAAGGGAGCGGAAGCCATCAGGGGGCAGTTCCTGGGGTAACAGCCGGCCAGGCACGCCCAGCACTGAGGCGGGCAGTGCTTCTTCCACCCTCCGGGCAGCCGCCAGCAAGCTGGAGCAGGGGAAGCGCCCCAGCGAAACGCCGGCAGCCAAGCGGCTACAACTGGACACCGGGCCCCAGAGCTTGTACGGGAAATCCACTCCTCAGCCCCAGTCTGGGAAGTCAGACGACGACGTTCAAGTGACCGAAGACGCCGTGCGCCGCTACCTGACGCGGAAGCCCATGACCACCAAGTCCCTGCTGAAAAAGTTTCAGACCAAGAAGACGGGGCTGAGCAGCGAGCAGACAGTGAATGTGCTGGCTCAGATCCTGAAGCGCCTGAACCCTGAGCGCAAGATGATCAACGACAAGATGCATTTCTCCCTCAAGGAGTGA